Below is a genomic region from Micropterus dolomieu isolate WLL.071019.BEF.003 ecotype Adirondacks linkage group LG16, ASM2129224v1, whole genome shotgun sequence.
TACATGCACGTGCACATTCTTGGTAGATTAATTATGTAACGTGAATGGGGCAGTTCTATCTTGCAATTATTGCGACAGAGGATACAATGATTGTCGATAAAGTTGTAAAATGCATTTTCCATAGTATTAAAAAGTTCTGTGTAGTGGTTTGGCTTCTGATAATCCTTTAAATTTATGGTCATTGTACTCTGGCATTCCTGGAGTGTATTTCATCATATCATTGGTATCCAAAGCAACACCCCCCTACAATGCAGGTCCTCAAACTAGCATTGCACTTCTATAACATTGTGTGCCTCAAGACTCAAGTGACTTCACTTCCCACCTATTAATCTATGGGTTCCGTATCTAACAATCTAAATAATCACTTCACCAGTAAATCTCTGATGATGGTACTTCTGGTGGAGCATCATAACTTTTAAGTAGTGAATTTAACTATGATGGGGAGAAACTATAAGTGTTTGAAACTAAAGTGGATTATGCTGCAGGAGAGCTTTGAAAAGTTTTTATGGATATTTTGACACGTTAATGTCCTTTGCAAAGGAGCATGCTATGAATTTTCCCGAACTACCTTTTAATCCTACAAGTGGTAGAGTATTTAATACTCAAAAGATATTTTTTTGGTGGAGTATTgctttaaattaacttttactGGCCCAACTAGAACCACTATGTGTGGTCCAACCCCTCCCCATCACCACCAGCTCTCTACTTCGTCATGATGGCTGAAACACGGACACACACTTTTTAATCTGACCTTCATTAACATGCATGATCCCTGCATCCTCCACCTAGAGAGCATTTCAAATAGCAGAGGGCCCGTAAGGCAAGAAGCACTGGCAGAAAAGGTTGTTTACCCATATTTGTTTAACAACAGTCACAGAAAACAACTCGTTGTTTATGAGGGATTACAGCAGTTATCCATGGAATTGAAGCATTTAAACCTTGCAAAGCTTTTAGACCTGATTATTATATGCATGTTTTTCCCCAACCTGCCCAAGCTGATTATCCTACATGTTACAACTGGTGCCAGCTGATTTTTCTCTCCCTTCCAGCTGTTTGTGCAGCAGGGATGCAAGCTATTTTCAGAATAATAGCGGATGTTAATTTGTAAGGCTTTATTGGGAGGGATTGAAAAACAAGCCAGGCAACGAGGCACAGCCCCTCTTTTGGCTTTCAGCAGTCATTACATAATCGCCAGCCAAACTCTAGtcatatttctctctttttaaatttcttGACATCAGGTGTTAATATAGCAGCCAAGGCCGGTCCCACCGCTACACACCACAGGGGAGAAATAGCAAAGGTTGTTTGTTCAGATGACTGAAAGGACTGAAAATTACAAAGACACTGTGGAATACCTGGCTATGAAAGGTGTAACTGCCAAGAAATCAGCATCAGAAAAGTATAaacatgaaaatgacaaaaagctaaatcaatatttttttatcatcgacatatttaatttaaacaagTCTACTTTGGCAGTTTGAGATCTGGATAAATCCAGTTCTTCTGTTCCCTAAATAATGCAGGTGCGCAGTGTATTTTTAGCATCATTCTACCTGATGTGCAACATGAAAGCCTCCCTATTGTCCCCCCTTTTCCTGCCTGTCACTCACACCTCCATTATTTTCCACTCTGCTTTGCGTCTGGGGGTCCAAGGAGAAAGATGCTTCTGTTTCTGAATGAAAGCTGCTCTCTGTCCAAAACAACATTGTCAGGAcaaggcagacagagagcagaagtTAATGCACTTTGTCAGCAATGGCAGGCTTCTGAGCCAAGAGCTATTAACTCTGAGAGGGAAAGGCATTTCCTCCTTGTAAATGccatattaaattattattattttatttggtaACAGGGAAAAGCCCATCAGGGCTATATTGCTGAAGGTGAGCAGGGAATTGTAAATGGAGagtcagagtttttttttttctaaagtcCACCAAAAGAAGGTGGGTTTGGGGGGTAAAGGAATTGAAAATGGAAGTGAGTGTTGGCATCATATTAACTTGATTGAGTGTCACACCTTTAGATAATGTCTTCCTCATTATGTAAGTGTTAAAAATAGACTACAACACAATTTGCACCTCACCTCGACTGGCCTTGAATTTAGGGCTGTTTCTTGATATGCACCATGCCACCGTCTTCAACATCCATGTTCTACCAGAAAGACTCCAGGGTGCTCAGgccaaatgaaaatgtgaatgaACAGTGGGGCATAGCCAACAGAGGTGCGGTCTCAAAGCCTGCCTGGCTGTTTCTACAGGTTGATCATACCCAGAGGGCTTGTGGTTTGGCCTCCCTGGATGGGACTCTGTGTAAAAGATCCCTGGACCAAAATGGCTGACTGTGATATTCTAAACATTTGGGTGACTGCAGCCCCCTTTTTACAGGGAAGCAGCTGCCAAAAAGGGTCCATAGTGTGCAATGTGATACTCTGTAAATTTTACACGGAAGAGATCCATGTCATTAAGGCTGTTCATATATCTAAGGAATCAGACCTATGACCTGGCTATTATCACTGCTTTATTACAAGCGCAGTGTCTCCCCAGTTGAGCTTAATTCTACTAACAGTTCTGTCTGTTCGCTAATCTTGTTTCCCCTGAGACACTGCTCACAATCATGAGGGATTTATCAAATGAAATTATTTAGAGGATTCAGATTTCTAGCTAGCTATCGTCAATTTTGTTGGCTGAAAGGACAACTGCTGTTAGCAGATTTTATCCACtgtatattgttaatataacaGCAGTGTCCGAAGTTGATTAAAAGCGTTGTCTCTGGCTGacttttttgtgtttacatACATGATATCGTGCTAAAAGACTAAGGCTAAAGCTGCATTTTCCGGGCACAAATTCTTCATGCATACCAGTTTATGATATATGTATATGGCATGGAAATTATGAAAAGCATTGCTCTTAGCTGCTTAGCTTACATACTAGACATTACATTTATggtttattgtatgtattttataaCTGTAGGTTAAAATTTTTACAGCAGGGGTTACTTGAGCGTAAACTTTCCCAAATCCAGATGGGCAGGACagagcagctaacattagcctatCTCTAATATAGTACCGTCCAAGAGGTTGCTAGTCAAATTTTTACATAACTTGTAACCCCACAAAATAATGTAGTTTGAAAGGCAGCTGGCCTTGGAAGTCACAAAGTTTCTACTGTAAGCTAGTTAGGTGgacatgctaatgtttgcaGCTTACGTTAGAGCTATTTACTCCATTTTttggtaaaaaagaaaaaaaagcatccAAAATCTTTCTATATGGAGTATCACGCTTTCTCCAAACAGCTTAatcagtgtcaggaacaatgaaaaagaaaatgctgaGGGAAGTTGAAACCAAGAGATTCAGCACCAATGATCAGCTATGCAGTTTTCTAACTCCTCCTGCTGTTCTGCTCAAACAGGTAAACCAACAGGCTATGGCCCCAATGCACGGCGATCACGTGGCATTGTGGACGAGTGCTGCTTCCAAAGCTGTGAGCTGCGGCGCCTGGAGATGTACTGTGCACCTGCCAAGACTAGCAAGCCTGCTCGCTCTGTGCGTGCACAGCGCCACACAGACATGCCGAGAGCACCTAAGGTTAGTACTGCAGGGCACAAAGTGGACAAGGGCACAGAGCGTAGGACAGCACAGCAGCCagacaagacaaaaaacaagaagGTGAGCACAGCACGAAACAGATACACTCTAAAAAAAATCAGGAAATATGGAAGAAAATAAGAGAATAGGGttagtgttttggtggtttctGTCAGAGCATGCACACATAATACCCTGAGAAATTATTGACATTTTGGGATATACGTTTAATTGTTTTCTCAAGTTAGAAgataagattgataccacttccATATctgtttgttcagtatgaaatCACAGCAagcagatggttagcttagcttagcataaagactggaaacagctagcctagatCTGCCCACGGATCCAACCAAGAAGTAGTCATTCTAATTTTAATCATTTGGACGTTTGAACACAATAGTTAAGATagataaaacattataattagTGAGCATTAGAGGTGCTGGCAGACAGTCAGACTagctaaagctcactaattaatgaaatgaaatgatttgTGGCATTAcgagactatttcttggccggACATTCTCTGACCAGGGCTAGCTatttccccgtttccagtctttaagctaagctatcCAGCTACTGGCTGTAGTTACATATTTAGTGTAAAGACGAGAGTGGTCTCAAACTTCTCATCTCATTAAGCGCATTTTGCAAAATGTCGTACTGTTACTTCAAGTCAGTAGGTTCAAGTTTGCTAGCATTTAAATGTAGCATGATAAATGAATCCATCCAATTTAAGTGTCTTTAATTTTCCTCCCACAGAGACCTTTATCTGGACATAGTCATTCATCCTTCAAGGTATGCACA
It encodes:
- the igf1 gene encoding insulin-like growth factor I is translated as MSSALSFQWHLCDVFKSAMCCISCSHTLSLLLCVLTLTPTATGAGPETLCGAELVDTLQFVCGDRGFYFSKPTGYGPNARRSRGIVDECCFQSCELRRLEMYCAPAKTSKPARSVRAQRHTDMPRAPKVSTAGHKVDKGTERRTAQQPDKTKNKKRPLSGHSHSSFKEVHQKNSSRGNTGGRNYRM